One stretch of Fictibacillus sp. b24 DNA includes these proteins:
- the dxs gene encoding 1-deoxy-D-xylulose-5-phosphate synthase — MNLEDIQDPHFLKTYETEQLNQLADEIRSFLIEKLSVRGGHLGPNLGVVELTLAMHKVFESPKDKFIWDVGHQAYVHKILTGRASQFDTLRQYKGLCGFPKRIESEHDVWETGHSSTSLSAAMGMAIARDLKKTDDKVIAVIGDGALTGGMALEALNHIGHEKKDLIVILNDNEMSIAPNVGALHNVLGRMRTARKYNKAKDELESLIRKIPAFGGKLAATAERVKDSLKYLLVSGMFFEELGYTYLGPVDGHDVEDLIENLSYAKKTNGPVIVHVLTKKGKGYEPAESDKKDSWHGVGPYKIESGEQIKPQQQGPSYSGVVSKTLEKLSHKDDRIAVITPAMTIGSKLVDYGKVFPDRLFDVGIAEQHATTMAAGLATQNMKPVLSIYSTFLQRGYDQVVHDVARQNLNVVFTIDRSGLVGADGETHQGVFDIAFLRHIPNMVLMMGKDENELQHMVHSALQYDDGPIAIRFPRGNGSGVPMDDEFENIPIGSWEVLKEGDDVAILTFGTTIPMALEAWEILAKSGVSARVINARFIKPLDSKMLNELYAQNMPILTLEEAVLQGGFGSAVLEHASDNHANVIVDRMGIPDCFIEHGSVTKLLEEIGITTPDLVNRVKALVKRKAEKGLLT; from the coding sequence ATGAACCTGGAAGATATTCAAGATCCTCATTTTTTAAAAACATATGAGACTGAACAATTAAATCAATTAGCTGATGAAATCCGCTCTTTTCTAATTGAAAAACTTTCAGTTAGAGGAGGCCATTTAGGTCCTAATTTAGGTGTAGTTGAACTGACCCTTGCTATGCACAAAGTGTTTGAAAGCCCTAAAGACAAATTTATTTGGGATGTAGGACACCAGGCATATGTTCATAAAATCCTTACAGGAAGAGCGTCGCAGTTCGATACACTTCGCCAATACAAAGGATTATGCGGATTTCCAAAAAGGATAGAAAGTGAACATGATGTTTGGGAAACAGGTCACAGCTCGACGTCACTTTCAGCTGCAATGGGAATGGCAATAGCTCGAGATTTGAAAAAAACGGATGATAAAGTGATAGCTGTAATTGGCGATGGCGCTTTAACAGGCGGAATGGCTTTGGAAGCGCTCAATCATATCGGTCATGAAAAGAAAGATTTAATCGTTATTCTTAACGACAACGAAATGTCTATCGCGCCGAATGTAGGAGCTCTTCATAACGTTCTTGGTCGTATGCGAACAGCTAGAAAATACAATAAAGCAAAAGATGAGTTAGAGTCACTTATCCGTAAGATTCCTGCATTTGGCGGGAAATTAGCTGCAACAGCAGAGCGGGTTAAAGACAGCTTAAAATATTTATTAGTATCTGGCATGTTCTTTGAAGAACTAGGATATACCTACTTAGGCCCTGTTGACGGTCATGATGTTGAAGATTTAATCGAGAATTTAAGTTACGCAAAAAAGACAAACGGTCCTGTAATCGTTCATGTACTTACGAAAAAAGGTAAGGGATATGAACCTGCAGAAAGTGATAAAAAAGACAGCTGGCACGGTGTAGGTCCGTATAAGATTGAATCGGGTGAACAAATTAAACCACAGCAGCAAGGTCCATCTTACAGTGGTGTAGTAAGCAAGACCTTGGAGAAATTATCCCATAAAGATGACAGAATCGCCGTAATTACTCCTGCAATGACGATTGGATCTAAGCTTGTGGATTATGGAAAGGTTTTTCCTGATCGCTTGTTTGATGTTGGGATTGCCGAACAGCATGCAACAACGATGGCTGCAGGACTCGCGACACAAAATATGAAGCCGGTGCTTTCCATTTATTCTACATTCTTGCAGCGCGGCTACGACCAAGTGGTTCATGACGTTGCGAGACAGAATCTGAATGTCGTTTTTACAATCGACAGATCTGGACTAGTGGGTGCAGATGGAGAAACGCATCAAGGTGTGTTTGATATCGCGTTCTTACGCCATATCCCGAACATGGTCCTAATGATGGGTAAGGACGAAAACGAGCTGCAGCATATGGTACATTCTGCCCTTCAATATGATGACGGTCCTATTGCGATTAGATTTCCTAGAGGAAACGGTTCAGGTGTTCCAATGGATGATGAGTTTGAAAATATTCCGATTGGGTCTTGGGAAGTTCTAAAAGAAGGAGACGATGTTGCGATCCTTACTTTTGGAACAACGATTCCTATGGCACTCGAAGCTTGGGAAATCCTCGCAAAATCAGGGGTGTCTGCCCGTGTGATTAACGCGCGCTTTATAAAGCCTTTAGATTCAAAAATGCTGAATGAGCTTTATGCACAGAACATGCCGATTCTTACTCTAGAAGAGGCTGTCCTTCAAGGCGGTTTTGGAAGTGCTGTTTTAGAACATGCCTCAGATAACCATGCAAATGTGATCGTGGATCGAATGGGGATACCTGATTGTTTTATTGAGCATGGAAGTGTTACAAAGCTTCTTGAAGAAATAGGAATCACGACACCTGATTTAGTAAACCGTGTTAAAGCGCTTGTTAAGAGAAAGGCAGAAAAGGGTCTTCTTACATGA
- a CDS encoding TlyA family RNA methyltransferase — protein MKKERVDVLLVNRGLCETREKAKRSVMAGLVYSGTNRMDKPGEKIEQDAPLQVKGDVIPYVGRGGLKLEKALNVFSFDVKDKIGMDIGASTGGFTDCALQNGASFIYAIDVGYNQLAWKLRNDPRVAVMERTNFRYVTTDQLEHGVPDFATIDVSFISLRIILPVLVQLMPEGEVIALIKPQFEAGREEVGKKGIVRDSKVHARVIEEIIDFARKTGINPVGLSFSPITGGDGNIEFLMLGKVNNEDSLTITSEKIGEVVKEAHDTLKKERE, from the coding sequence ATGAAAAAAGAACGTGTAGATGTTTTGCTTGTTAACCGGGGACTTTGTGAAACAAGAGAAAAAGCAAAAAGATCTGTTATGGCAGGTCTTGTGTATTCTGGAACGAACCGGATGGATAAGCCAGGAGAAAAAATTGAACAAGATGCACCTTTGCAAGTTAAAGGTGATGTAATTCCATATGTCGGAAGAGGCGGGCTTAAGCTAGAGAAGGCGCTAAACGTTTTTTCTTTTGACGTGAAAGATAAAATTGGAATGGATATTGGAGCATCAACAGGTGGTTTTACAGATTGTGCTCTTCAAAACGGTGCATCCTTTATATATGCTATTGATGTAGGCTACAATCAGTTGGCTTGGAAGCTTAGAAATGATCCGAGGGTAGCGGTAATGGAAAGAACAAACTTTCGGTACGTGACAACTGATCAGCTTGAACATGGCGTGCCGGATTTTGCGACGATAGACGTTTCGTTTATATCGCTGCGTATCATACTTCCTGTTCTCGTTCAGTTAATGCCCGAGGGTGAAGTGATCGCATTAATTAAGCCTCAATTTGAAGCTGGCAGAGAAGAAGTAGGCAAGAAGGGAATCGTAAGAGATTCTAAAGTTCATGCTAGAGTAATCGAAGAGATTATTGATTTTGCTCGTAAAACAGGCATAAATCCCGTGGGGTTATCATTTTCACCGATAACAGGCGGAGACGGCAACATTGAGTTTTTGATGCTTGGAAAAGTGAATAACGAAGATTCTTTAACCATTACTTCTGAAAAAATTGGTGAGGTTGTTAAAGAAGCACATGATACATTAAAGAAAGAGCGGGAATAA